Proteins from a genomic interval of uncultured Desulfuromusa sp.:
- a CDS encoding FtsX-like permease family protein, giving the protein MNQVSIVGQAFRLVRRELRSGLRGFGVFLACLFLGVFAISAIGSFSAAARSGLLADAGALLGGDLEIRLSQRPVSPEQRTFLSRQGQLSEVLELRTMAANLNNDKRALVELKAVDSSYPLYGTLPIEPSQLPAMALSHTGSTFGALVEQSFLQRLDIKIGEQLRVGEATFTIRGVLTAEPDRSLRAFHLGPRLLISRDALEASGLRQPGSLVTYRYRLKLADRDQAESLKLILQERFPDTGWRLRSWREAAPRVRFFLDRMETNLSLLGLCALLVGGLGVSGAVRGYLNGKLVHIATMKCLGASSRLIFTTYLLQILLLGTIGAGAGLLLGSSVPWLLTRIAGNALPVPLHPGFYPLTLLVSGSFGLLIALLFSLKELGIARRIPPAMLFRGYLENKRTGPGKKIWLAISICALILALIAILSSSDKQLAIWFIMGAGVCFVLFRLLSVAVIYLVHLLPRPKSPRLQLAQANINRPGAPAGGIIFSLGLGLTALVMIALVQTNLNDMVNDTIPEGAPTFFFLDIQPNQVAPLETLLAEYPDSRIDRSPTLRGRITAIAGIPVAEAQIASNVSWAVRGDRFLSYSAAMPTGTQLAAGNWWPRDYSGPPQLSLTSDLAEGFGVGIGDSLTVNILGREISAEIVNLRNVDWSSLNLNFALLFAPGVLENAPQTHLAAVHLPAETEDEAYQAVTERFANISVISTRDVLQNVSRTLNRIGSAFQGMAGIALLTGFLVLIGAVSADQHRRIHDAVIFKICGATRRDILLIFATEFTLLGIIAGLLSALIGSLAAFAILKGPLNVPFSLHPNVILLTLVVGIGLTLVLGLFGTWKALGGKPAGFLRSE; this is encoded by the coding sequence ATGAATCAGGTTTCTATTGTGGGTCAAGCATTCCGTCTGGTTCGCCGTGAACTGCGGTCTGGTCTACGCGGCTTTGGCGTCTTCCTTGCCTGTTTGTTTCTTGGTGTCTTCGCTATCAGTGCTATTGGCAGCTTCAGTGCCGCAGCCCGTTCCGGCTTGTTGGCCGATGCCGGTGCGCTTCTTGGCGGCGATCTGGAAATCCGGTTGTCCCAACGGCCGGTGTCCCCTGAACAACGCACGTTCCTCAGTCGGCAGGGGCAGCTCTCTGAAGTTCTCGAGTTACGCACCATGGCTGCAAATCTGAATAACGACAAGCGGGCCCTGGTTGAGCTCAAAGCTGTCGACAGCAGCTATCCCCTTTACGGAACATTGCCGATCGAGCCGTCACAACTGCCGGCAATGGCTTTAAGTCACACAGGTTCAACATTTGGAGCTCTGGTTGAACAGAGTTTTCTGCAGCGACTTGACATCAAGATTGGCGAACAGCTTCGGGTCGGAGAAGCAACCTTCACCATTCGCGGAGTGTTAACCGCCGAACCGGATCGCAGCTTGCGCGCCTTTCATCTCGGTCCCCGGTTGTTGATCAGCCGGGACGCTCTGGAGGCATCCGGGCTACGACAACCGGGCAGTCTGGTCACTTATCGCTATCGCCTGAAATTAGCTGATCGTGACCAGGCAGAGTCCCTCAAACTGATCTTGCAAGAACGTTTCCCCGACACGGGATGGCGCTTACGAAGCTGGCGGGAAGCAGCGCCCCGGGTCCGTTTCTTTCTCGATCGGATGGAAACCAACCTGTCGCTGCTCGGGCTCTGTGCCTTACTGGTCGGCGGATTGGGGGTTTCTGGAGCGGTCCGCGGCTATCTGAATGGCAAATTGGTCCATATTGCGACCATGAAGTGTCTTGGAGCTTCCAGTCGGCTCATTTTCACCACCTATCTGCTGCAAATCCTGTTGCTCGGCACCATCGGCGCAGGAGCAGGTCTATTGCTGGGGAGTTCTGTCCCCTGGCTGCTCACCAGGATCGCTGGTAACGCCTTGCCGGTTCCCCTTCATCCCGGCTTTTACCCTCTGACATTGCTGGTTTCCGGATCGTTCGGTCTGCTGATCGCGCTGCTCTTTTCGCTCAAAGAACTGGGGATTGCCCGACGCATTCCTCCGGCAATGCTGTTCCGGGGATACCTGGAAAATAAGCGCACAGGGCCAGGAAAAAAAATCTGGCTGGCCATTTCTATCTGTGCCCTGATCTTGGCATTGATTGCGATTTTAAGCAGCAGCGATAAGCAGCTGGCGATCTGGTTTATCATGGGAGCAGGTGTCTGCTTTGTGCTGTTTCGCCTATTATCTGTTGCAGTGATCTATTTGGTCCATCTTTTGCCAAGACCCAAAAGTCCGCGCCTGCAACTGGCCCAGGCCAACATCAATCGACCGGGGGCTCCTGCAGGGGGAATTATCTTCTCGCTGGGACTGGGTTTGACAGCGCTGGTCATGATCGCCCTGGTACAGACAAACCTGAACGACATGGTCAATGATACAATTCCTGAAGGGGCACCAACTTTTTTCTTTCTTGATATTCAACCGAATCAGGTTGCCCCTCTGGAAACTCTTCTGGCCGAATACCCGGATTCGCGCATTGACCGCTCTCCAACCCTGCGCGGTCGTATCACAGCTATTGCCGGAATCCCTGTTGCAGAAGCCCAGATAGCATCAAATGTCAGCTGGGCCGTGCGGGGCGATCGCTTTCTCAGCTACAGTGCTGCGATGCCGACAGGAACCCAACTGGCCGCAGGAAACTGGTGGCCACGCGATTACAGTGGGCCACCGCAACTTTCACTCACATCTGATCTGGCTGAAGGGTTTGGCGTAGGAATCGGTGACAGTCTTACGGTGAACATCCTCGGACGGGAAATCAGCGCCGAAATTGTTAATCTGCGTAATGTCGACTGGTCGTCACTGAATCTCAATTTCGCCCTGCTTTTTGCACCCGGTGTGTTGGAAAACGCACCGCAAACTCACCTTGCTGCAGTTCACCTGCCGGCAGAAACTGAGGATGAAGCTTACCAGGCAGTGACCGAGCGCTTTGCAAATATCTCTGTCATCAGTACCCGGGACGTTCTCCAGAATGTTTCCCGGACACTCAACCGCATCGGAAGTGCTTTTCAAGGCATGGCCGGGATCGCCCTGCTGACCGGGTTTCTCGTTTTGATCGGGGCGGTCTCTGCAGATCAGCACCGCCGAATTCATGATGCGGTGATCTTTAAAATCTGTGGGGCAACCCGACGCGACATCCTGTTGATTTTTGCCACTGAATTCACTCTGCTCGGCATCATCGCCGGACTGCTCAGTGCCTTGATTGGAAGCCTGGCTGCCTTTGCCATCCTCAAAGGACCACTCAACGTTCCCTTCAGTCTTCACCCGAACGTGATACTCCTGACGCTGGTGGTGGGGATCGGACTCACTCTGGTACTGGGTTTGTTCGGCACCTGGAAAGCCCTCGGGGGCAAACCGGCAGGATTTTTGCGAAGTGAGTAA
- a CDS encoding YchJ family protein, which produces MDSCPCGSGIDYTACCEPIITGKTLAETAEQLMRARYSAHVTVDVDFIYESTHPDFREGYDHKGTKSWAEKSEWLGLEILGTVAGGADDKEGEVEFVARFRNDDGTRRHHERGHFLRKGKKWLFADGKMVKSRPISVTKIGRNDPCSCGSGKKYKKCCGK; this is translated from the coding sequence CCGCTTGCTGTGAACCCATCATAACCGGGAAGACATTAGCCGAAACCGCTGAACAGCTGATGCGGGCACGTTATTCGGCGCACGTAACGGTTGATGTTGATTTTATTTATGAGAGTACCCATCCCGATTTTCGCGAGGGATATGACCATAAAGGGACCAAGTCCTGGGCAGAAAAATCCGAATGGCTCGGCCTTGAAATTCTTGGAACGGTTGCCGGTGGTGCGGATGACAAAGAGGGTGAGGTTGAATTTGTCGCCCGTTTTCGTAACGACGATGGGACGCGCAGGCACCATGAGCGCGGACACTTTTTGCGCAAAGGGAAAAAGTGGTTATTTGCCGATGGCAAGATGGTAAAATCCCGACCGATCAGCGTGACGAAAATCGGTCGAAACGATCCCTGCAGCTGTGGCAGCGGCAAGAAATACAAAAAGTGTTGTGGAAAGTAA
- a CDS encoding TrkA C-terminal domain-containing protein — MELINNPIFLLLVIVILGEMLGHVRVKSFSLGSSAIIFVALTFGHFGYSLPEEFQILGLVLFIYSVGLQAGPGFLSSFKSHGLRLALGAMSVVFLGFLMTLVCSWIFSFDLGIAAGLFAGALTSTPGLAVAVEAAEQSQAPAAYGLTYCFGVVGVIVFINLLPKILRLNIKEEEQSLHRELTENNPPFTSHHIEVTNPNLFDKLVKDIFLKNIAPVVLTRLLRRGAVEPILISGETVLREGDLLRIVGREADLKKVELYMGQPVGEKIEFTRGMTRKSIILSKPQVVGHSLGSLNLREAFSVQVSRVTRNGIELPAETNMRLHLGDVLHVVGDENAVKNVSRILGNDVRETYRINLLPIFLGLLAGFIIGKIPLTLPWIGSFSLGMTGGVLLAGLILSNLYKTGPIVWEIPSTANSFIRELGLLLFLATVGTRTGATILETLSQQGLPLFFSGVLVTTVPLLVSMLVCRYLLKISFLRMIGVLTGGMTSTPGLASASAISDGPYAAAAYATVYPVALIGMILFTKILILILR, encoded by the coding sequence ATGGAACTTATTAATAACCCCATTTTCCTCCTTCTGGTTATCGTTATTCTGGGTGAAATGTTGGGGCATGTCAGAGTCAAGTCCTTTTCTTTGGGCTCTTCCGCTATCATTTTTGTCGCTCTGACTTTTGGTCATTTCGGTTATTCCCTTCCTGAGGAATTTCAGATCCTCGGCCTTGTGTTGTTTATCTATTCGGTCGGACTTCAGGCTGGACCGGGGTTCCTCTCTTCCTTTAAAAGTCATGGTCTTCGTCTTGCTCTGGGAGCTATGTCAGTCGTTTTTCTCGGATTTTTGATGACCCTTGTCTGCTCCTGGATTTTCAGCTTTGACCTGGGTATTGCTGCCGGACTTTTTGCCGGAGCTTTGACCAGTACGCCAGGACTCGCTGTTGCCGTGGAAGCAGCAGAGCAAAGTCAGGCGCCTGCAGCCTATGGACTCACCTACTGTTTTGGTGTTGTCGGGGTTATTGTTTTCATCAATCTTCTGCCGAAAATATTGCGGCTGAATATCAAGGAGGAAGAGCAATCTCTACACCGTGAGTTGACTGAAAACAACCCGCCTTTTACCTCCCATCATATTGAAGTCACCAATCCCAATCTGTTCGACAAACTCGTTAAAGATATATTTCTGAAAAATATTGCCCCCGTGGTGCTGACGCGTTTGCTGCGTCGAGGTGCTGTTGAACCGATTCTTATCTCCGGTGAGACCGTTCTCCGTGAGGGAGATCTCCTTCGTATTGTTGGTCGGGAAGCGGATTTGAAAAAAGTGGAACTGTATATGGGGCAGCCCGTCGGTGAGAAAATTGAATTCACCCGGGGAATGACCAGAAAAAGTATCATCTTGTCCAAACCGCAGGTCGTAGGCCATTCTCTCGGATCTTTGAATTTGAGGGAAGCTTTCAGCGTTCAGGTTTCACGGGTGACCCGTAACGGTATTGAACTTCCAGCAGAAACGAACATGCGCCTTCATCTGGGAGACGTGCTGCATGTCGTTGGTGATGAGAATGCTGTAAAAAACGTCAGCCGAATTCTTGGTAACGACGTCAGGGAGACATACCGGATAAACCTGCTACCGATATTTCTGGGACTTCTTGCCGGTTTTATCATTGGAAAAATACCATTGACCCTGCCGTGGATCGGCTCCTTTTCGTTGGGTATGACAGGTGGGGTTTTACTCGCCGGACTGATTTTGAGCAATTTGTATAAAACCGGACCTATTGTCTGGGAAATCCCATCCACAGCAAACAGTTTTATCAGGGAGTTGGGTTTGTTGCTTTTTCTGGCGACTGTCGGGACCCGGACCGGCGCAACAATTCTGGAAACCCTGTCACAGCAGGGGCTTCCGTTATTTTTTTCCGGTGTTCTGGTGACAACCGTCCCTTTATTGGTAAGTATGCTGGTCTGCCGTTATCTGCTGAAAATCAGTTTTCTTCGTATGATTGGCGTGCTGACCGGAGGAATGACAAGTACCCCGGGGCTGGCGAGTGCTTCCGCTATTTCTGATGGCCCATATGCTGCCGCTGCCTATGCTACAGTCTATCCTGTTGCTCTTATCGGCATGATTCTTTTTACAAAAATTCTTATTTTAATTCTGCGTTGA
- a CDS encoding nicotinamide mononucleotide transporter, which translates to MDLFLQIWGGSFYLSNKILLAIAEGRTEKNKRRLKLLGWWIYILGVPAWVLVLAAKQNWIAASIEAGGVPSMLLGLYSVYHQSKTTPERLGLFAKSVTYAAITLGVGYSIYINGGINSATQLLEIGVMVGFLLGSYLLALNHLSGWLFFVLMNGSMATLMFIQDKPILSIQQLCSLCFVVYGFIAAARTRH; encoded by the coding sequence ATGGATCTATTTTTGCAGATTTGGGGTGGTAGTTTTTACCTTTCCAATAAAATTTTACTTGCTATCGCTGAGGGCAGAACTGAAAAAAACAAAAGACGGCTTAAACTGCTGGGCTGGTGGATTTATATTCTCGGAGTACCGGCCTGGGTTCTGGTTCTGGCCGCAAAGCAGAATTGGATTGCGGCCTCTATTGAAGCCGGTGGAGTGCCTTCAATGCTGCTGGGACTTTACAGCGTTTACCACCAATCTAAAACCACACCTGAACGATTGGGACTATTTGCAAAATCAGTGACTTACGCAGCTATTACCCTTGGAGTCGGATATAGCATATATATAAACGGCGGCATCAATTCCGCGACCCAATTATTGGAAATTGGGGTGATGGTCGGCTTTTTATTGGGTAGCTACTTGCTGGCATTAAATCACCTGTCGGGGTGGTTGTTTTTCGTTTTGATGAATGGAAGCATGGCCACCCTGATGTTCATTCAGGACAAGCCCATACTCTCAATCCAACAACTCTGTTCTCTCTGTTTTGTTGTCTATGGTTTCATTGCGGCAGCCAGGACTCGACATTGA